The sequence TGGGCCGCGGAACTCGCCGGCACCGCGGTGCTGATGTTCGCGGTCGTCAGTGCCAAGTACCTGGCGGTTCGAGCGGGAGCGCCCTACGGCGACCTGTGGGCCCGCATCATCATCGTCGGCGCAGTCGCCGGAGCCGTCGTCGTGGCCGTCGCCGCCAGCCCGCTCGGCCGCCGATCAGGAGCGCACCTCAACCCGGCCGTGACGTTCGGCCTGTGGCTGCAGCGTGCCGTCGGCGACGGCGACCTGATCGGCTACACCCTCGCGCAGACCGCCGGCGGGATCTGCGGGTTCGCCGCCGGTGCCATGTGGGGCGCCGGCGTCGGCCGGGCACCCGTCAGCTGGGCCGTGATCGCGCCGTCGGTCAACGAGCTGGCCAGCGCGCTGATCGAGGCGGCGGCGACCGCGGCGCAGCTCGGCCTCGTCTTCTGGCTGGGCGCGATGGGCAGCGCCCGCTGCCGCGGCCCTGCTCACCTTCGCGGTGATCGGCCTCGCCACAACCAGCGGTGCCGGGTTCAACCCGGTGCGTGGACTCGCCCCCGACGTCATCGCGGGAAGGTACCCGGGCATCTGGACCTTTGTGGCCGGCCCACTGGCCGGGGGCGCTCTCGCCGGCGGCGTGTTCCGCCTCGCGCACGCCCGACAACCCGTCACCGGCAAGCTGCGCCACGACCCCGAGAAGCCCTGCTATCTCAGCTGCGATCTGCCCCACCACGCCGCCCGCTCGATGAACCCCGACAGCGACCTCGTCCCCGTGGAGATGCGGTCACCCGGGTGACCGCACCGACTCTCGACGAGATCAGCGCCCTTCGACGTCGCCGGGACGCCGTGGCTGCCGCCGCCTGACTTCCCATCCTCATCGTCGAACGCGCCCCCGCGCCCATCAGCGGACTCCCCGGCCGGACGACCTGACGCCCCGACTCCGGCCATCAAGGCCGCCACCAGCCCGGCGGAGAGGCTGACCGTCTCGGTGAGACCGTGGCCGTTGGGCCGAAGCCTCCTTTCGTCCAGGTTGGCCGTCGCGCCGTGGACGTCGTTGTCGGCGCGGCGCGACGGCACCTGGAATGCGCGATGCGGTCAGGTCGTGGCCGGGGTCGCGAGGTGGGCGAGGGCCCAGTCGAGGGCGTAGTCCGCGACGTTCTCCCAGCCCTCCTGGCCAATGGTGAAGTGGGCGCGGCCGGGGAATTCCCGGTAGTCGGTGACCGCCGCGGATCTGCGGTAATGCCTGGACGCCGACCGGTCGACGGAGGCGGGGACGGTGTGGTCCGCGCCGCCGGCGATCAGGAGCAGGGGGGCGCGGTCGTCGTTGCCGAAGTCGACCTGGGTGGGCGCGTGTGGGTTGAAGTTGGCGAACGCGCCCTGGAAGAGCACGCGGCCCGGGCCGGGCACCGCATAGCGCTCGTACGCCGCCCGGGCCCCGTCCTCGGTCATCGCGTTGGCGAAGGCGTACCGGAACTCCTCGAAGGTCAGCGCGACCGAGCGGTGGGCGTTGGCCGGGTTCTTCAGGACGGGGAACGCCGATCGCAGCTGCGCGAGCGGGAGCCGGGTGATGCCCTTGACGGCGGCGGCGTCGATCGCCACGCCGGCGGCGCCGAGGCCGCGGTCGAGCAGGATCTCCGTGAACGCGCCACCGAAGGAGTGGCCCATGATGATCGGCGGGGTGTCCAGCTCGCGGATGATGGCGTCGTAATGGTCGACGATCTCCTCGATGCCGAGATGGTCCACGACACTCGGGTCGGCGCGCAGTTGCTCGACGCCCGTGTCCATGCCGGGCCAGGCCGGCGCCAGGACCCGGTGGCCGCGGGCGCGGTACCGGTCGATCCAGTGCTCCCAGCTCAGCGGTGTCATCCACAGGCCGTGGATCAGCACGATCGTCTGGGTCGGGTCGGTGTTCATCGGTGCTCCTCCTGTCACGTGGTTGTGATGAGGCCGCCGCCGATCACCCAGTTCGCTCCGGTGACGTTGGCGGTGAAGTTCAGCTGCAAGGTCGCCTCGAAATCGCCGTCCCGGACGCCGAGGAATCCGCCGATCCGGCTCCAGGTCCATGCGCAGCAAGTTAGGCGTTTCGGTGCGCGAGTCGCTTCAGCACGATGACTGCACCGACGACGTAGGAATGCGGGCGCGACCGCCGTCCGGCGGCATTGAAATCATGGTGCCCGCTTCGGGGGACCGTTCCCTTTCGCAGTCGAATGACGCAAGCCGTCCGTCAGTCCGCTGTCTACCGTCTACGAGGACAGGTGATCATTAGGTCGATCCCCGATTTGGAGGCCGGCCGACAATCCGACGGGAAGGTGCGCCCATGTCGGGTCGCGACGTCCTCGCCGCTCCCTCCGGCGACGTGTCCGCGAAGACGGCGGAACCGGCGGCGCGGTCGCGCCGGGTCAGGTCGGGCGGCGAAAGACGACCGATCGTGCTGGTCCTCGGCAGCGACCTGACCCGCCCGGCCGGAACACGGGTGCGCCCCCGCGACGGTGCGCGCCGCGGCCCGGCGGCTACCGGAGCGGCCCGCACCGTCGCCGGCCGGCCCGCCGCCCCGGACGAAGGCCGTCACTTCCCGCCGACGCCGAACATGCTCGCCGCCGGCCGAAGCCGGGCGGCGTACGAAGGCGACCCGGGCGACTTCCTGGACCTGTTTCCCACCGGCCCCGGCCGGTGGGGCCTCGTCCTTGGCGACGTCTGCGGCCACGATGCCAAGGCCGCCGGCCTCGCGGCGTGGGCGCGCACGACCGTCCGCCAGGCAGCCGGCCCCGGCCAGGGCCCGCGCGGCGTCCTCGGGCTGCTCAACACGGGCCTGCTCCGCCAGGCGCCGGACGACGAACGTTTCCTCACCGCCGTCTACCTCGACCTGCGACCGGCGCGAGACGGCTGTCGCGCCGTTCTGTGCTCGGCCGGCCATCTACCCGCTCTGATCCGCCGCCGGGACGGCACCCTCCACGAGGCCGGCACCGGCGGCATCGTCCTCGGGGTGACCGCCGACCCTCGGCTCACCGAGACGTCGCTGTTCCTCGAACCCGGCGACACGGTCCTGCTCTACACCGACGGCGTGACCGAGGCCTGCCGCGGCGGCGAGCGGTACGGCGAACAGAGACTGCGCCAGCTACTGTCCCGCGTCGGCCATCGCCAGCCCGACGTCCTCGCGCGGACCATCGAACGCACCGCCCTGGAGTTCGGCGACCGCGACCATCGCGACGACATCACCGTCGCCGTCCTGCGGATCACCTGACCTCCGCGGCGAGGGAGGGCGACCGGGGGAGGTAGCAGGGCGCCGACTCCGTCGCGCCTCGCCGATCAGACGTTGTCGAGGCGGGTGGCGAGCTGGTTTCGGGACGTTATGTCGAGCTTGGGGAACAGGCGGTAGAGGTGCGAGCCCACCGTCCGAGGGGACAGGTAGAGACGTTCGCCGATCTCCTTGTTCGACAGGCCCTCCGCGGCCAGCCGGGCGATCTGCATCTCCTGCGCGGTGAGCACGCTGACCGGGGAGGCCGCGCCGGCCGTGGTCCGTTCGCCGGCGGCGCGCAGTTCCGTCCGCGCCTGCTCGGCCCAGGACCTCGCGCCGATCAGTTCGAACGTCCTGAGCGCGGACCGCAGCGGAACGCGGGCCTCGCTGGCCCGCCGCTGGCGGCGCAGCCAGGCGCCGTAGGCGAACTCCAGGCGGGATCTGGCCCAGGGCCAGCGGACCAGGTCCTGGCGCAGCGCGTCGGTGAACCGGGCCTCGGCCTCGTCGTCGGGGGCGAGGACGGCGCGCGCGTAGGAGAGGTGGATGTGCAGGGTCGTCGACGGCGTCGTCGTGGCGGTGTCCTCCAGCTCGGCGATGACGGCCTCGGCGTCGGCTCGCTGGTCGGCGTGCACGGCGGCCTCGGCGAGGCACATGATCCCGTGGAACCGCTCGGTGGCGTGGTAGGCGGAGTCATGCGGGTCGAACAGGCGGCGCAGCTCGTGGTAGGCGCGGCTGTGCTGCCCGGCGCTGAGCCAGCCGTACCCGCGGGCGAGCTGCACGCAGGCCAGCAGGTTGTTCAGCCGGCGGTTGCCCGCGTCCCGCTCGGCGTCGTCGGCCATCTTCTGGGCACGGTCGTTGTCGCCGCCCAGGGCGATGGCCATCGCCGCGAGCGTGCGCGTTCCCGTGTCCCAGATGGGCTGGCCGGTGTCCTGGGCGAGGCGTGCCGCGTCCTCCAGGGCGAAGTCCGCCCGCTGCCACTCACCGAGCTCGATCCGGTCGACGGCGCCCATGGTCAGGACGTGGGACAGCAGGCCGAGCCGGCCCTGTTCGCGCAGCTTCGACTCGGCCCGGTCCAGGAAGTCCAAGGCCCGGTCCGCCATCCCGATGGCATGGGCGGCCATCCCGAGCAGCCGCAGCGCGTCGGCGTCCACGACGGTCTCCACCGCGATCCGCGTCAGCTTCGCCGCCACCGGCACCGCGCGCAGCAGCGGCTCGGAGACCGCGAGCGCCGCGAGATACCGCGGGTCGTGGTCGGCGCCGACCAGCTCCTCGGTGACGGCCGCGACCCGCGCACGGGCGAGCGGGCCGGTGTCGGCCCACCAGCAGCGCAGGGCAGCGCCCAGCAGAAGGTTCAGCGCCAGATCGTTGTTGCCGGAACGCGCGGAGCGCCGGGCGATGTCACACAGCTCGAACACCCGGGTGGCGTCGCCGGGGATGCCGTCGTTGAAGATCTCGCGGAGCCATTCCATCCGGGCTCGGTCCAGCTCGGAGAGGCTGTTGCGGCTGGCCGCGGTCAGCAGCCGGTTGACGAGGTCTGCGCGGCCGAGGCCGAAGCTCAGCTCGGCGGCCAGCAGCAGCCGGCGGCCTCTCGTCGGCGCGGCGGTGCTCAGCGCGGCCGACCGCTCCAGCGCCGCGATCGCCTCGGTGACCGAGCCGCGCCGCAGGCTCGTCAGGTGCGCGGCCTCCAGCTCGTCGGCGACCTCGTCGTGCGGCCCGACGACCCCGTGCGCCCGGTGCCAGGTGCGGCGGTAGGGCTCGTCGACGAGTACCTCGGCGAGTGCGGCGTGGGCCGACTGGCGGCGGTGGACCGACTCCGTCTGCAGGATGCCGGACCGGACCAGCGGGTGGCGGAAACGGATGCTGTGCGCGTCGAGGTAGATCAGGCCGGCGTCGACGGCGGCGGTGAGCGCGTCCACGTCCGTCGGCTGCCCGGCGAGGATCTCGGCCGCCGCGAGGATCTCGGCGATCCGGTTGTCGTAGTCGACCGAGGCGACGAGCAGCGCGTCACGTGTCTTCGCCGGCAGCGTCGTCACCCGGCCGGCGAAGCTGCGCTCCAGCCGGGCGCTCAGCGGCAGGTACGGCGGGAGCACGTCCGAGATCGGGGTCTCGGCCGAGCGCCAGGCGGCGGGCAGCTCCACCAGCGCCAACGGGTTGCCGTCCGCCTCCCGCAGGATCCGCTCGCGGTCCACGGGCCGCAGGTCGGCCGCCGAGACGGCCAGGATCTCGCGGGCCGCCGCCTCATCGAGCCGGCCCAGATCCAGGTGACGCCGAGCCGAGGCGAGAAAGGGCCCGTGATGGCCCTTGCGCACGACGCCGACGATGAGGATCGGGTCGTTGGAGACCCTGCGGGCCAGGAAGGCGAGGACCTCGTGGCTGGGCGCGTCCAACCACTGGACGTCGTCGACGAGCATGACCAGCGGAACCCGCGCCGAGGCGTGCGTGAGCAGGTTGAGTGCCGCCAACGAGATCAGGAACGGCTCCGGCGGTGGGCCGTCCTCGACTCCGAGCGCCGAGAGCAGGGCCCGTCGCTGCCCGCCGGGAAGGACGTCCGCGTCGGCCACGAACGGGCTCAGCAGCTGGTGCATCCCCGCGAAGGGAAGCTGAGCCTCGGCCTCCATGCCGACGACCTCGAGGACCCGCCACCCGGCCGCCGCGGCGTGGGTCGCAGTCGCCTGCAGCAGGCTCGACTTGCCGATGCCGGCGTCGCCGAGCAGGACCAGGGAGTCGCCGTGGTCAGCGACGCCGCCAACCGCTTCGGCCAGGGCGCGCAGCTCGGTCTCCCGGCCGAAGAGCCTGCTCGTCTCGGTCACCACACCACCTTCGACATCGTCACAAGTCTGGCCCAGGTCAGCAGTGCGCGAGTTCCACGCGGGCCAGCTGCGCCCAGGTGATCGCGCCGAGGCCGCCGAGAACCTGGTGGGAGTGGCGCAGCCAGCCGCGGGCGTCCTCGCACCGGCCGGCCCGGCGCAGCCAGGTGCCGTAGGCGAGCTCGATGCGTGCCCGCACCCAGGGCCACTGGCTCAGGTCGTCGTCGAGGGCCGCCCGGAACTGCGCCTCCGCGTCGGCGGGCCGCGCGAGCACGGCGCGGGCGTACCGAAGCTGGACGTGCAGCAGCGGGGACGGCGTCACCGCGGCGACGCGTTCCAGGTCCGCGAGCACGGCCAGGGCGTCCTCGCGGCGCCCGACCAGCACGGCCGCCTCCGCGAGGAACATCACCGCGTCGAACCGCTCGCGCTGGTGATAGCTCGCCGAGTCGGGGTCGAACAGCGCCCGGTAGGCGTCGTAGGCGGCCTCGTAGCGGCCCTCGGTGAACCACGCGATGCCGCGCGCCAGCTGCACGCAGGACAGCAGGTCGTTCAGCCGCTGCTGGTTGGCCGCGAGCTCCGCCTGGCCGGCCAGGTCCAGGGCGCGCTCCGCGTCCCCCCGCAGTGCCTGGGCCCGCGCGTCGCAGACCAGGGTTCCGGTCGTCCAGATGGGCTGCCCGGTGTCCTCGGCCAGGCGGCGGCCCTCGGCGGCGGCCGCCGCGGCCCGGTCCCAGCTCCCGAGCTCCAGCCGGACGACGACCTGCATGCTCAGCACGTGCGCGAGCAGCCCGAGGCGGCCCTGGTCCCGCAGCAGGGTCTCGGCGCGGTCGAGCAGCTCGGCCGCCCGCGGGCTGTCGCCGATCGCGTGCGCGGCCATCCCGAGCAGCCGCAGAGACGCCGGATCGTCGACGATGTCGATCACGACGCGGTCCAGCAGCCGCGTGACCTCCGCGCCCTGAAGGACGGGCTCGGCGACGGCGAGAGCCGCGATGAACCTCGGATCGCCGGACTGGCCCGGCAACGTCGCGAGGACCTCGGTGACACGAGCCCTGGCGGCCGGCCCGGTGTCGGCCCACCAGCAGCGCATTCCGGCACCCAGCAGCAGGTTGAGCGCCAGGCTGACGTCGCCGGCCTGGGCCGAGCGTCGAGCGACGTCACAGAGCTCGAACACGCGGGTCGCGTCGCCGGGTATCCCGTCGTGGAAGATCTCGCGGAGCCACTGCGTCCGGGCCCAGTCGAGCTCGTCGAGGTCGTTGCGGACGGCGGCCTTGATGAGCCGGCTGACAAGGTCCGCGCGCCCCAGGCCGAACGCGTGCTCGGCGGCCACGAGCAGCCGGTGGCCGCGCCGGGCCGGACCGGTGGTCAGCTGCGCGGCCCGCTCCAGCGTCGCGATGGCCGACATGACCGCGCCCCGCTTCAACGAGACGGCCGCGGCCGCGTCGAGGCCGTCGGCGATGTCGTCATCCGGGCCGACGACCGACTGCGCCCGGTGCCAGGTCTGCCGGTACGGCTCGTCGACCAGGACCCGTGCCAGCGCGGCGTTCGCGGACTGTCTGCGCCCCAGCGGCTCGGACTGCAGGACACCCGATCGCACCAGCGGGTGCCGGAACTCCACGCAGCGGCCGGACACGCGCAGCAGCCCCGCCCCGACCGCCGGATCCAGCACCTCCGCGGAGACCGGCCCCTGACTGAGCACGGCCGTCGCCGCGAGGATCTCCGACACCGTGTTCTCGCCGTCGACCGCGGCCACCAGCACGGCATCCCGGGTCTGGGCCGGCAGGTCCGTGATCCGGCCGCCGAACGCCCGCTCCAGCCGCGCGGACAGGCTCAGCGGCGCTCCCTCGAAGGGAGCGCCGCCGGACAGCCGCCAGGACTCGGGCAGTTCGAGCAGGGCCAGCGGGTTCCCGGCCGACTCCCGCAGGATGCGACGCCGGTCGGGCATCGGCAGGTCGCCCGCATGACGACCGAGGATGTGCTCGGCCGAGGCGTCGTCCAGGCCGGTGACCACCAGCTCGCGCAGGCCCACCGCGAGGAACGGGCCAGGGTGGCCAGTCCGCGCCGCCCCGACGACCACCAACCCGGCCTGCGCCGACCGCCTGGCCAGGAACGCCAGCACCTCATGCGTCTGCGGGTCGAGCCACTGCACGTCGTCCGCGATCAGCGCCACCCGGGCCCCGTCCGCGAGCGAGGTCACCAGGCTCAGGACGGCACGCGCGATCAGGAACCCCTCCGGCCTCGGGCCGTCGGACATGCCGAACGCCGAGAGCAGCGCGTCGCGCTCCGCGGCCGGCACCCCGTCCAGGCTCCGCAGGACGGGCTGGAGGAGCTGATGCAGACCGGCGAACGGCAGCTGCGCCTCCGCCTCCACCCCCACGGTCGTCAGAACGCGGCAGCGACGGGCCCGTGCTCGGCGTTCCAGCTCACCCAGCAGCGCCGACTTGCCGATTCCCGCCTCGCCGACCAGGACGAGCGCGCCGCCCCGCGACGAGGTGCCATCGAGCACCTCGTCCAGCACCGCGAGCTCGCGTTCCCTGCCGGTCAGAGCGGACATAGCCATCGACGGCCCTGTCATGTCGGCATGCCCACCTTTCCTACCGTCGCCGCTGAGATCAGCCGAAGGTAGTAAATGATCACGGTGGGCGGCTTCAGTCATCCGACTGCACCTGCCCTCGGCTGCGGCGGGGCGTCACCGGACGACGAGGACCGTCTTGCCCGGTGGCCGCGGGCCGCGGCCGCTCTCGAACGCCTCGCGGCCCTGGGCCAGCGGGTAGGTCCGCGCGACCACCGGGCGCAGCCTTCCGTCGTCGACCAGCGCGGCGAGGCGGTTGAGCTCGGTGCGGTCGGGCCGTACGACGAAGAAGATCGCCCGTACCCCGTAGCCGTCCGCCACCTCCGCGGACGGCGGCGCCCCCAGCGTGACGAGCCGGCCACCCGGACGCAGGACGCGATACGACCGGTCGAGCGTGCTCCCGCCGACGGTGTCGAGCACGACGTCCACGTCGGCGGTGACCTCGTCGAAGGCGGTGGCGGTGACGTCGATGAACGTCTCGGCGCCGAGTTCCCGCACGAACCGCTCATGCGCCGGCAGGTCGGTCGCCGTCACGTGTGCTCCCAGGATCGCCGCGAGCTGGACGCCGTAGACACCGACTCCGCCGGCGCCGCCGTGCACCAGCACCCGCTCGCCGGGCCGCAGCCCCGCGTGGTCGACAAGCGCCTGCCAGGCGGTGAGAGCGGCGAGCGGGAGCGCGGCGGCCTCGACGTGCGACGCCCGCGCGGGCTTGGCGCCGAGATCGGCCGCCGGCACGGCCACGTAATCCGCCGCGGCACCGTCCCGGTCAAAATCGATCAGGCCGAAGACCTCGTCGCCCACCGCCATCCCGTCGACGCCCGCGCCCACGGCGGCGACGACCCCCGACACCTCGTGCGACGGAATCATCGGGGTTCGATCGGCGCCGTTCCGGGTCGTCCACGACTGCTCCCAGGTGAGCTCGGCGAAGGTGATCGCCGCCGCGTGCACGGCGACAAGCACCTCCCCCGGCCCGGGCACCGGCCTCGGGGCCTTCTCGTAGACCAGCTCTTCCGCGCCGCCGCGCGCGTGGGCACGAAGCGCCATCATGACGTCCATCCGCACTCTCCTT is a genomic window of Pseudofrankia inefficax containing:
- a CDS encoding aquaporin, yielding MIGLATTSGAGFNPVRGLAPDVIAGRYPGIWTFVAGPLAGGALAGGVFRLAHARQPVTGKLRHDPEKPCYLSCDLPHHAARSMNPDSDLVPVEMRSPG
- a CDS encoding alpha/beta hydrolase, yielding MNTDPTQTIVLIHGLWMTPLSWEHWIDRYRARGHRVLAPAWPGMDTGVEQLRADPSVVDHLGIEEIVDHYDAIIRELDTPPIIMGHSFGGAFTEILLDRGLGAAGVAIDAAAVKGITRLPLAQLRSAFPVLKNPANAHRSVALTFEEFRYAFANAMTEDGARAAYERYAVPGPGRVLFQGAFANFNPHAPTQVDFGNDDRAPLLLIAGGADHTVPASVDRSASRHYRRSAAVTDYREFPGRAHFTIGQEGWENVADYALDWALAHLATPATT
- a CDS encoding PP2C family protein-serine/threonine phosphatase, translating into MSGRDVLAAPSGDVSAKTAEPAARSRRVRSGGERRPIVLVLGSDLTRPAGTRVRPRDGARRGPAATGAARTVAGRPAAPDEGRHFPPTPNMLAAGRSRAAYEGDPGDFLDLFPTGPGRWGLVLGDVCGHDAKAAGLAAWARTTVRQAAGPGQGPRGVLGLLNTGLLRQAPDDERFLTAVYLDLRPARDGCRAVLCSAGHLPALIRRRDGTLHEAGTGGIVLGVTADPRLTETSLFLEPGDTVLLYTDGVTEACRGGERYGEQRLRQLLSRVGHRQPDVLARTIERTALEFGDRDHRDDITVAVLRIT
- a CDS encoding helix-turn-helix transcriptional regulator — encoded protein: MTETSRLFGRETELRALAEAVGGVADHGDSLVLLGDAGIGKSSLLQATATHAAAAGWRVLEVVGMEAEAQLPFAGMHQLLSPFVADADVLPGGQRRALLSALGVEDGPPPEPFLISLAALNLLTHASARVPLVMLVDDVQWLDAPSHEVLAFLARRVSNDPILIVGVVRKGHHGPFLASARRHLDLGRLDEAAAREILAVSAADLRPVDRERILREADGNPLALVELPAAWRSAETPISDVLPPYLPLSARLERSFAGRVTTLPAKTRDALLVASVDYDNRIAEILAAAEILAGQPTDVDALTAAVDAGLIYLDAHSIRFRHPLVRSGILQTESVHRRQSAHAALAEVLVDEPYRRTWHRAHGVVGPHDEVADELEAAHLTSLRRGSVTEAIAALERSAALSTAAPTRGRRLLLAAELSFGLGRADLVNRLLTAASRNSLSELDRARMEWLREIFNDGIPGDATRVFELCDIARRSARSGNNDLALNLLLGAALRCWWADTGPLARARVAAVTEELVGADHDPRYLAALAVSEPLLRAVPVAAKLTRIAVETVVDADALRLLGMAAHAIGMADRALDFLDRAESKLREQGRLGLLSHVLTMGAVDRIELGEWQRADFALEDAARLAQDTGQPIWDTGTRTLAAMAIALGGDNDRAQKMADDAERDAGNRRLNNLLACVQLARGYGWLSAGQHSRAYHELRRLFDPHDSAYHATERFHGIMCLAEAAVHADQRADAEAVIAELEDTATTTPSTTLHIHLSYARAVLAPDDEAEARFTDALRQDLVRWPWARSRLEFAYGAWLRRQRRASEARVPLRSALRTFELIGARSWAEQARTELRAAGERTTAGAASPVSVLTAQEMQIARLAAEGLSNKEIGERLYLSPRTVGSHLYRLFPKLDITSRNQLATRLDNV
- a CDS encoding ATP-binding protein, whose product is MAMSALTGRERELAVLDEVLDGTSSRGGALVLVGEAGIGKSALLGELERRARARRCRVLTTVGVEAEAQLPFAGLHQLLQPVLRSLDGVPAAERDALLSAFGMSDGPRPEGFLIARAVLSLVTSLADGARVALIADDVQWLDPQTHEVLAFLARRSAQAGLVVVGAARTGHPGPFLAVGLRELVVTGLDDASAEHILGRHAGDLPMPDRRRILRESAGNPLALLELPESWRLSGGAPFEGAPLSLSARLERAFGGRITDLPAQTRDAVLVAAVDGENTVSEILAATAVLSQGPVSAEVLDPAVGAGLLRVSGRCVEFRHPLVRSGVLQSEPLGRRQSANAALARVLVDEPYRQTWHRAQSVVGPDDDIADGLDAAAAVSLKRGAVMSAIATLERAAQLTTGPARRGHRLLVAAEHAFGLGRADLVSRLIKAAVRNDLDELDWARTQWLREIFHDGIPGDATRVFELCDVARRSAQAGDVSLALNLLLGAGMRCWWADTGPAARARVTEVLATLPGQSGDPRFIAALAVAEPVLQGAEVTRLLDRVVIDIVDDPASLRLLGMAAHAIGDSPRAAELLDRAETLLRDQGRLGLLAHVLSMQVVVRLELGSWDRAAAAAAEGRRLAEDTGQPIWTTGTLVCDARAQALRGDAERALDLAGQAELAANQQRLNDLLSCVQLARGIAWFTEGRYEAAYDAYRALFDPDSASYHQRERFDAVMFLAEAAVLVGRREDALAVLADLERVAAVTPSPLLHVQLRYARAVLARPADAEAQFRAALDDDLSQWPWVRARIELAYGTWLRRAGRCEDARGWLRHSHQVLGGLGAITWAQLARVELAHC
- a CDS encoding NADP-dependent oxidoreductase; its protein translation is MMALRAHARGGAEELVYEKAPRPVPGPGEVLVAVHAAAITFAELTWEQSWTTRNGADRTPMIPSHEVSGVVAAVGAGVDGMAVGDEVFGLIDFDRDGAAADYVAVPAADLGAKPARASHVEAAALPLAALTAWQALVDHAGLRPGERVLVHGGAGGVGVYGVQLAAILGAHVTATDLPAHERFVRELGAETFIDVTATAFDEVTADVDVVLDTVGGSTLDRSYRVLRPGGRLVTLGAPPSAEVADGYGVRAIFFVVRPDRTELNRLAALVDDGRLRPVVARTYPLAQGREAFESGRGPRPPGKTVLVVR